A section of the Chryseobacterium scophthalmum genome encodes:
- a CDS encoding response regulator, which translates to MDTKRILIFDDDKSILDVFTIIFGENGYCVEVSETSHDIIERVNKFRPHLILMDNWIPDIGGIEAVRLLRNHDKFKDIPVIYISANSDISFLAKKAQADDYIAKPFELENLERKVEKFIRC; encoded by the coding sequence ATGGATACCAAGAGAATCTTAATTTTTGATGATGATAAATCTATCTTAGATGTTTTCACCATCATTTTTGGCGAAAATGGATATTGTGTAGAAGTTTCTGAAACATCACACGATATCATCGAACGGGTTAACAAATTCAGACCTCATTTGATTTTAATGGATAACTGGATTCCTGATATTGGCGGAATAGAAGCCGTAAGATTATTAAGGAATCATGATAAATTTAAAGATATACCCGTCATTTACATCAGTGCAAACAGCGATATCAGCTTTTTAGCTAAAAAAGCACAGGCCGATGATTATATTGCAAAACCCTTCGAACTTGAAAATCTCGAAAGAAAAGTTGAAAAATTTATCAGATGCTAA
- a CDS encoding ferritin-like domain-containing protein, whose product MIIYKDIDHIADRIVTETKCTTQTRYVVLKVINGTVVVRNKAHHKNIIMHNERTVATLNDLLNITNDRIQGFAKVEDKVWDTYSPLKGDYDQMVAQSQVMKSELMNLITERGGNPDNTGTTAGAIHRGWIDVKNSFSGDKTESTLENVVFGEEAAIDAYQDALDSGDLCPESSRVVSDQLHHLKSSYNKFNNLNELKN is encoded by the coding sequence ATGATAATATATAAAGATATAGATCATATTGCAGATAGAATTGTTACAGAAACAAAATGTACCACACAAACACGATATGTTGTTTTAAAAGTCATCAATGGTACGGTGGTTGTAAGAAACAAGGCTCACCATAAAAATATTATTATGCACAACGAAAGAACAGTAGCAACATTGAATGATTTGCTTAACATTACCAACGACAGAATTCAGGGATTCGCTAAGGTTGAAGATAAAGTTTGGGATACCTATTCTCCATTAAAAGGAGATTATGATCAGATGGTTGCACAATCACAGGTAATGAAATCAGAGTTGATGAATTTAATTACGGAAAGAGGCGGAAATCCTGACAATACAGGAACAACTGCAGGAGCAATTCACAGAGGATGGATTGATGTGAAAAATTCTTTTTCAGGAGACAAAACAGAATCAACTTTAGAAAATGTAGTTTTTGGCGAAGAAGCCGCAATTGATGCATATCAGGATGCTTTAGACAGCGGAGATCTTTGCCCTGAAAGTTCAAGAGTTGTAAGCGATCAGCTTCATCATTTAAAATCATCCTACAATAAGTTTAATAATTTAAACGAGCTAAAAAATTAA
- a CDS encoding response regulator: MKKNILPDNEIERLKKLEFFDLLNLGKDPQFDVFAETACLIADCPASLIAIMESETQTIQSCIGLEIDSVARENTVCQYSIASGEVVIINDTLLDDRSKNNPLILEGGIRFYVGIPFIDDEGFALGTICVIDYKPRTIIESQITALKKLADVISKLLTAKRKTVYAEYFQQLFNISNNLICVLDDELKFKDFNPVVEKIFSLKKEEAIGLSFNEVFGEGNNNLSKFKDLSESDQEVSFTTSTVTEDGSSVIVEWVLKSNQELSEIFCFGINITAQTEEKRQLESSERRFRSFFENAIGLMSMHDMEGNIISVNEKGRETLHYSIDEVKNLNLRDLVPEHNWPSLNQYLDRINKNKEDFGTMILKAKNGVEQIWMYHNVVEIDEEGKPYVISTALNVTERMTLEKDLIHTKKMLEQTSSVAQVGGWEVNLKKDTVFWSQSTKEIHKISNDFQPNLENAIGFYKEDSRERVKFLFNRAVTEGVPYDDEFQLVRNDGVTIWVRVKGIPEFENGVCNRVYGIIQDIDVFKNMFLDIAKKEAMMQSFVTYVPVAVAMFDKDLNYISVSSRWRGEFKMDEADIIGKNLFVVSPNIPEERKEIYLAALQGKTYINEDFAISVDGKEEIQHFDLKVGPWYLSDNEIGGVIVSVKNITNSVHTNEELKNAKKMADIASKAKSEFLANMSHEIRTPLNGVIGFSDLLLKTPLNDIQTQYLNYINESGENLLNIINDILDFSKIESGKMELLIEKSDVYDMVSQVINVILYQSQKKNIELLLNIEQGLPKTLLLDESRLKQILINLLGNAVKFTGQGEIELKVEKLRMDDSNIALRFSVRDTGIGIPIEKQKHIFDAFTQENSSISKRYGGTGLGLTISNNILGYMGSHLSLISTPEKGSVFFFDIEIPYEISELKEDDDLAIKKVLVVDDNEANRIILQHMLTYKNIESTLAANGMEALQILLKGEHFDVILMDYHMPIISGLETIDKIKQLFNERNETSPLVILHTSSEEHDVINSFRKEDNSYFLLKPIKSDDLYKTLRRVAQNNVIEVTAPQHSEKKQLSFMKELNVLLVDDNPVNMVLNNKMMKSLIPDANLTEAVNGLEAVEECKKKDFSIILMDVQMPVMNGLEATKHIRLLPGYKNVPIIGVTAGNVLGEKEKCLESGMIDFLPKPLRQADLLEMLKKHIAPEGDNDVETTDEMVMEKYINMDLLNDQIGDNDDFKEIFLNLVINELIQTESNIATIAAEKNVNDAKMILHKLKGTAGTAGLFRLSDCALKWEKKTNENIDFSAMEKEIKEEIRIGLDLIKGLLK; this comes from the coding sequence ATGAAGAAGAATATCCTTCCTGATAATGAGATAGAAAGATTGAAAAAATTAGAATTTTTTGATCTTCTGAACTTAGGCAAAGATCCACAATTTGATGTTTTTGCAGAAACGGCATGCCTTATAGCCGATTGTCCTGCTTCTTTAATTGCGATTATGGAAAGTGAGACGCAGACCATCCAAAGCTGTATAGGTCTTGAGATCGATTCTGTCGCGCGCGAGAATACGGTTTGCCAGTATTCGATAGCAAGCGGAGAGGTTGTGATTATTAATGATACGCTTTTGGATGACAGATCCAAGAATAATCCACTCATTTTGGAAGGAGGGATACGATTTTATGTAGGCATACCATTTATTGATGACGAAGGTTTTGCACTAGGAACAATCTGCGTGATTGATTATAAGCCCAGAACTATTATAGAGAGTCAGATTACAGCACTCAAAAAGCTTGCAGATGTAATTTCTAAGCTTCTAACGGCAAAGAGAAAGACAGTTTATGCAGAATATTTTCAGCAACTTTTCAATATATCCAATAATCTGATCTGTGTTTTGGATGACGAATTGAAGTTTAAAGATTTCAATCCCGTGGTCGAAAAAATATTTTCGTTAAAGAAAGAAGAAGCGATTGGGCTTAGTTTTAATGAAGTTTTTGGAGAAGGTAATAACAACCTTTCAAAGTTTAAAGATCTTTCGGAGAGTGATCAGGAAGTATCTTTTACTACTTCTACTGTAACTGAAGACGGAAGTTCTGTGATTGTAGAGTGGGTGTTAAAATCCAATCAGGAACTTTCTGAAATTTTCTGCTTCGGAATCAACATTACTGCACAGACAGAAGAAAAACGTCAGCTGGAAAGCTCAGAGAGACGTTTCAGGAGTTTCTTTGAAAACGCCATCGGTTTGATGAGTATGCATGACATGGAGGGCAACATTATCTCTGTTAACGAAAAAGGTAGAGAAACGCTTCATTATTCTATAGATGAGGTGAAAAATTTAAACCTTAGAGATCTTGTTCCTGAGCATAATTGGCCATCTTTAAACCAGTATCTTGATAGGATTAATAAAAACAAGGAGGATTTCGGAACCATGATTCTTAAAGCAAAGAATGGGGTAGAGCAGATCTGGATGTACCACAATGTTGTTGAGATAGATGAAGAAGGGAAGCCTTATGTAATAAGCACGGCATTGAACGTCACCGAAAGGATGACTCTAGAGAAAGATCTAATTCATACAAAAAAAATGCTGGAGCAGACAAGTTCTGTAGCTCAAGTAGGCGGTTGGGAAGTGAATCTGAAAAAAGACACCGTATTCTGGTCTCAAAGTACCAAAGAAATTCATAAGATAAGCAACGATTTTCAGCCTAATTTAGAAAATGCCATTGGTTTTTATAAAGAAGATAGCAGAGAAAGAGTTAAATTTTTATTCAACAGAGCGGTAACAGAGGGAGTTCCGTATGATGATGAATTTCAGCTCGTACGTAATGATGGGGTTACGATCTGGGTAAGGGTAAAAGGAATTCCGGAATTTGAAAATGGCGTTTGCAACAGGGTTTATGGAATCATTCAGGATATTGATGTATTCAAAAATATGTTCCTCGATATTGCTAAAAAAGAAGCAATGATGCAATCGTTCGTGACGTATGTTCCGGTTGCAGTGGCGATGTTTGATAAAGATCTTAATTATATTTCTGTAAGCAGCAGGTGGAGAGGAGAATTCAAAATGGATGAGGCTGATATTATCGGAAAGAATCTTTTTGTTGTATCACCAAACATTCCTGAAGAACGAAAAGAAATCTATCTTGCTGCTTTGCAAGGTAAAACTTATATAAATGAAGATTTTGCGATTAGTGTTGATGGCAAAGAAGAAATTCAGCATTTCGACCTTAAGGTTGGACCATGGTATCTTTCAGATAATGAAATTGGAGGGGTGATTGTCTCTGTAAAAAATATTACCAATTCTGTACATACCAATGAAGAACTTAAAAATGCAAAAAAAATGGCTGATATTGCAAGCAAGGCAAAATCAGAGTTTCTTGCAAATATGAGTCATGAAATACGCACACCTCTCAATGGAGTGATTGGGTTTTCTGATCTTCTTTTGAAAACTCCTCTTAACGATATTCAGACTCAGTATCTTAATTATATTAATGAATCTGGGGAAAACCTCTTAAACATTATTAATGATATTCTGGATTTTTCTAAAATAGAATCTGGTAAAATGGAGCTTCTGATAGAGAAAAGTGATGTTTATGACATGGTAAGTCAGGTTATTAATGTGATTCTGTATCAGTCTCAGAAAAAAAATATTGAACTTCTTCTTAATATTGAGCAGGGACTTCCAAAAACTTTATTACTTGATGAATCCCGATTAAAGCAAATCCTTATCAACCTCTTAGGAAATGCTGTAAAGTTTACGGGACAAGGCGAAATTGAGCTGAAAGTAGAAAAACTCCGCATGGATGATAGCAACATTGCTCTTCGATTTTCTGTAAGAGATACAGGAATCGGCATACCTATCGAAAAGCAGAAACACATTTTTGATGCTTTCACTCAGGAAAACAGTTCTATCAGTAAGCGTTACGGAGGAACCGGTCTAGGTCTTACCATTTCAAACAATATTCTTGGATATATGGGAAGTCATTTATCGCTGATCAGTACTCCTGAAAAAGGTTCTGTATTTTTCTTCGACATTGAAATTCCTTATGAAATATCTGAATTGAAAGAAGATGACGATCTCGCTATAAAAAAAGTGCTTGTAGTAGATGATAATGAAGCAAACAGAATCATTCTTCAACACATGCTTACCTATAAAAATATAGAATCTACACTGGCTGCCAACGGAATGGAAGCTTTACAAATATTGCTGAAAGGTGAACATTTTGATGTTATATTGATGGATTATCACATGCCGATAATTTCCGGTTTGGAAACAATAGACAAGATTAAACAGTTATTTAATGAGCGGAATGAGACTTCACCATTGGTAATTCTTCATACTTCTTCAGAAGAACATGATGTCATTAATTCTTTCCGTAAGGAAGACAATTCTTATTTTCTTTTAAAGCCTATTAAATCTGATGATCTTTATAAAACACTTAGACGTGTGGCACAAAATAATGTGATAGAAGTTACTGCTCCGCAACATTCTGAAAAAAAACAGCTTTCTTTTATGAAAGAGCTAAATGTTCTTCTGGTAGACGATAACCCGGTGAATATGGTTCTGAATAATAAAATGATGAAATCACTTATACCTGACGCAAATCTTACAGAAGCGGTAAACGGTCTCGAAGCTGTGGAAGAGTGTAAGAAAAAAGATTTTTCTATTATCCTTATGGATGTACAGATGCCGGTGATGAATGGTCTTGAAGCCACAAAACACATTCGACTCTTACCAGGATACAAAAATGTACCTATTATTGGTGTAACTGCAGGAAACGTTCTGGGAGAGAAAGAAAAATGTCTGGAATCGGGGATGATCGATTTTCTGCCCAAACCTTTGCGACAGGCAGATCTTTTGGAAATGCTCAAAAAACATATTGCTCCTGAAGGAGATAACGATGTTGAGACCACAGATGAGATGGTAATGGAGAAATATATAAATATGGATTTGTTGAACGATCAGATTGGTGATAATGACGATTTCAAAGAAATATTTTTAAATCTTGTGATTAACGAGCTTATTCAGACAGAGAGTAATATTGCTACTATAGCAGCAGAAAAAAATGTGAACGATGCCAAAATGATTCTTCATAAGCTTAAAGGCACAGCCGGAACTGCCGGTCTTTTCAGACTTTCAGACTGCGCATTGAAATGGGAGAAAAAAACAAATGAAAATATAGATTTTTCAGCGATGGAGAAAGAAATAAAAGAAGAAATAAGAATAGGATTAGATCTTATAAAAGGTTTATTAAAATAA
- a CDS encoding response regulator transcription factor codes for MALKVNVRIIVADDHGIVRMGLIQTIKRLLPTAIITEVEDYKSLYKVIQKEELDLAIMDVNMPNGTVQEAIDYIKMHQPDLRILVFSSQDEDLYAIRYLKMGAGGYLSKQSSNAVIENALTAMLNTGRYASDEVKEAMFLESLNGATKNSPFEALSDRELQIANKIAEGLPLKEISNQLNLHSSTISTYKNRLFEKLKIRSVPELVEILRLYNQ; via the coding sequence ATGGCTCTAAAAGTAAATGTTCGTATTATTGTAGCAGACGATCACGGTATCGTGCGGATGGGTTTGATACAAACCATCAAACGACTCTTACCTACAGCAATCATTACAGAAGTTGAGGATTATAAATCGTTGTACAAAGTAATTCAGAAAGAAGAATTGGATCTTGCCATTATGGACGTTAATATGCCTAATGGTACTGTGCAGGAAGCGATCGATTACATAAAAATGCATCAACCCGACTTAAGAATTCTCGTATTTTCTTCTCAAGACGAAGATTTGTATGCAATACGTTATCTAAAAATGGGTGCCGGTGGCTATCTAAGCAAACAGAGCTCCAATGCAGTAATTGAAAATGCTTTGACGGCGATGCTTAATACTGGGCGATATGCAAGTGACGAAGTAAAAGAAGCGATGTTTTTAGAATCATTGAACGGCGCAACAAAAAACTCACCCTTTGAAGCGTTATCAGACCGCGAATTGCAAATTGCCAATAAGATTGCAGAAGGTCTTCCCCTCAAAGAAATTTCTAATCAACTTAATCTCCATTCATCGACGATCAGTACTTACAAAAACAGACTGTTTGAGAAGCTTAAAATACGATCCGTACCAGAATTGGTGGAGATTCTTAGGCTGTATAATCAGTAA
- a CDS encoding sulfite exporter TauE/SafE family protein has translation MEFIYIYIFVVSFVATLVRSTFGFGESLVAVPLFILFIPLEIAVPLSVLISILVALVVVVQDHQQIHFNSAKWLILFAVLGIPIGLLILLYGNEFWVKIGLGLLIIFNSLYAIFGKKQFSLKTDSMLWLFICGFTSGILGGAYGVNGPPLVVYGNLRNWSAKHFRATLQAYFLPASFIAAIGYFTKGLITLEVLKYFLVSLPAVFPAIFLGRYLNHKIKDKSFFKYVYWGLIAVGSFLIINSLLRK, from the coding sequence ATGGAATTTATTTATATATACATTTTCGTTGTCAGTTTTGTTGCGACACTAGTCCGTTCAACGTTCGGTTTTGGAGAATCTTTAGTTGCAGTTCCTTTATTTATACTTTTTATTCCACTCGAAATTGCTGTACCTCTTTCTGTTTTAATTTCAATTTTAGTTGCCTTGGTTGTTGTTGTACAAGATCATCAGCAAATTCATTTTAACAGCGCAAAGTGGCTTATTTTATTTGCTGTCTTAGGAATTCCGATAGGTTTGTTGATCTTACTATACGGTAACGAGTTTTGGGTAAAAATAGGTTTAGGCTTACTTATTATATTCAACTCATTGTATGCTATTTTTGGAAAAAAACAGTTCTCACTGAAAACAGATAGTATGTTATGGCTATTTATTTGCGGATTTACATCCGGAATTCTTGGTGGTGCTTATGGAGTAAACGGTCCGCCTCTTGTGGTCTATGGTAACTTGCGGAACTGGAGTGCTAAACATTTTAGGGCAACGCTTCAGGCTTATTTCTTACCGGCAAGCTTTATAGCTGCGATAGGATATTTTACAAAAGGTCTAATTACCTTGGAGGTATTAAAATATTTTTTAGTCTCGTTACCAGCTGTTTTTCCGGCAATATTTTTAGGAAGATACCTGAACCATAAGATTAAGGATAAATCTTTTTTTAAATATGTTTATTGGGGACTTATAGCTGTTGGATCCTTTTTAATAATCAATTCGTTGTTGAGAAAATAA
- a CDS encoding SemiSWEET family transporter, translated as MDGKFMKVLGWIATVTAMAMYFSYIPQIAHNLNGDKGDWLQPLVAAINCTLWVTYGYIKKPKSDWPIVVANSPGIFFGLFAFITAL; from the coding sequence ATGGATGGAAAGTTTATGAAAGTATTAGGATGGATAGCAACAGTGACTGCAATGGCGATGTATTTTTCATATATTCCACAGATTGCTCATAATTTAAACGGAGATAAGGGTGATTGGCTGCAACCTTTGGTTGCTGCGATCAATTGCACGCTTTGGGTGACCTATGGCTACATTAAAAAACCTAAAAGTGACTGGCCGATAGTCGTAGCGAACTCACCGGGTATATTCTTTGGTCTTTTTGCATTCATTACTGCATTATAA
- a CDS encoding sensor histidine kinase, whose amino-acid sequence MNDLTNELQLKIERLENEINFKNGLISILSHDSKEMFGNFLWLIEALEDKTISEEDFFNLLPQIKSDARKNLQTIQDSTAWLKTQYGDFKIKPVKIMVTDLFHHFEEKYADQLKEKSIKFYFKGDPNTFLTTDRLLLEYVLDKILNNAVKYSLPGQDICLQEATEGDRVILSVIDSGTGMAEKYVSAIYTYDNPIFQGTSGEKGVGLSLKIVKNFVSLLHGNIQIISAENEGTTVSLFLNKFTE is encoded by the coding sequence ATGAATGACCTTACCAACGAGCTACAATTAAAAATCGAAAGACTAGAAAACGAAATCAATTTTAAGAACGGACTGATTTCGATATTGTCTCATGATTCAAAAGAAATGTTTGGAAATTTTCTGTGGCTTATAGAAGCGCTGGAAGATAAGACCATTAGTGAGGAAGATTTTTTTAACTTGTTGCCTCAGATAAAAAGCGATGCACGAAAGAATCTGCAAACTATTCAGGACAGCACCGCCTGGTTAAAAACACAATACGGAGACTTTAAGATTAAACCTGTGAAAATCATGGTGACTGATCTTTTTCATCATTTCGAAGAAAAATATGCTGATCAATTAAAAGAAAAAAGCATTAAATTTTATTTTAAAGGAGATCCCAATACATTTCTTACAACCGATCGCTTGTTGCTTGAATATGTTTTAGACAAAATTCTCAATAATGCAGTGAAATACTCTTTGCCCGGGCAAGATATCTGCCTGCAGGAAGCTACAGAAGGTGATCGGGTCATACTTTCTGTCATCGATTCTGGAACGGGAATGGCTGAAAAATATGTATCTGCGATCTACACTTACGATAACCCTATATTTCAGGGAACTTCTGGCGAAAAAGGAGTTGGATTAAGTTTGAAAATTGTTAAAAATTTTGTATCCTTGCTGCATGGAAACATCCAAATCATTTCCGCTGAAAATGAAGGCACTACGGTTTCCCTTTTTTTAAATAAATTTACTGAATAA
- a CDS encoding serine hydrolase domain-containing protein — protein sequence MKKIITGFTVGISATIALIYLSGYGYIFKAIGINLKKGSFAPSIDDEKKFPSRIIANSKPNVWKKNIKYNKRHLSKRLTDELKKTRTSSLLVIKDNQLVYEKYWKDHNSSSLMNSFSMAKGFLAILTGCAVDDGYLESEDQLISTVFPEYKKSPYGKHLTFRHLMTMQAGFDWDEEYRHPFAENSKQYFVEDLAKQAFSIEIKNMPGQKYEYQSVSAQLLGMALIKITGKHLSDYISEKIWKPLGMEFPAKWSTDEKGMEKAFCCVHATARDFAKIGQLIIQNGMWEGKQLLSAEYCKRMLKPTEQNDAFCYTIWTGESSNKEKQCWFFYGFLGQFIIMIPEKKMIIVKTGLYNKLEVDQKKRPLQVQILIDELTSIC from the coding sequence ATGAAAAAAATAATAACGGGATTTACAGTCGGAATTTCAGCAACAATTGCACTTATTTACCTTTCAGGTTATGGGTATATTTTTAAAGCTATCGGAATTAATTTGAAAAAAGGATCTTTTGCTCCTTCTATTGATGATGAAAAGAAGTTTCCTTCCCGGATAATAGCAAACTCAAAACCCAATGTTTGGAAGAAAAATATTAAGTACAATAAACGTCATTTATCAAAACGGCTTACTGATGAACTTAAGAAGACCCGCACATCTTCACTCCTTGTAATTAAAGATAATCAACTAGTGTACGAAAAGTATTGGAAAGACCATAATTCCTCATCACTGATGAATTCTTTTTCGATGGCTAAAGGATTTTTGGCCATTTTAACTGGTTGTGCAGTTGATGATGGTTATCTCGAATCAGAAGATCAATTAATTTCTACAGTATTTCCTGAATATAAAAAGAGTCCTTACGGGAAGCATCTTACATTTCGTCATCTCATGACCATGCAGGCAGGGTTTGATTGGGATGAAGAATACCGTCATCCTTTTGCAGAAAACTCTAAGCAATATTTTGTGGAAGATCTTGCAAAACAGGCTTTCAGTATTGAGATAAAAAATATGCCCGGACAAAAATACGAGTATCAAAGTGTCTCTGCCCAGCTTTTAGGAATGGCTTTAATAAAAATAACGGGGAAACATTTATCAGATTATATTTCAGAAAAGATATGGAAACCATTAGGAATGGAATTTCCTGCTAAATGGAGCACTGACGAGAAAGGAATGGAAAAGGCATTCTGCTGTGTACATGCTACGGCAAGAGATTTTGCCAAAATAGGACAATTGATCATACAAAACGGAATGTGGGAAGGAAAGCAATTGCTCAGTGCTGAATATTGCAAGAGAATGCTCAAACCTACTGAACAAAATGACGCTTTCTGCTACACCATTTGGACAGGAGAAAGTAGTAATAAAGAAAAACAATGTTGGTTTTTTTATGGTTTTTTAGGTCAATTCATTATTATGATCCCTGAAAAAAAGATGATAATCGTAAAAACAGGATTGTACAACAAACTGGAAGTTGATCAAAAGAAAAGACCTTTACAGGTGCAAATTTTAATTGATGAATTAACATCAATATGTTAA
- a CDS encoding catalase — MEKNNQKSEKLDQLKDHTTDNLNEKLTTNQGLKINNNQDSLKDGERGGTLLEDFILREKITHFDHERIPERIVHARGSGAHGVFKLNKSLQKYTKAKFLTEEGKETPVFVRFSTVAGSAGSTDLARDVRGFAIKFYTEEGNYDLVGNNIPVFFIQDAMKFPDLIHAVKPEPDNAIPQAASAHDTFWDFISLMPESMHMIMWAMSDRAIPRSLRMMEGFGVHTFKFINSEGTVHFVKFHFKPKLGVHSVAWDEATKISGKDSDFHRRDLWEAIENGAFPEWDFGVQIIPEEDEYKFDFDLLDPTKLIPEEEVPVQIVGTLTLNRNPDNFFAETEQIAFHPGHLVPGIDFTNDPLLQGRLFSYTDTQLSRLGSPNFHEIPINRSLNEVHNNQRDGHMRQQIVKGKVSYEPNSIGGGCPFQAMMKEGGFTSHNERVDSKKIRARSESFVDHYSQAKLFFNSQSAPEKQHIENALIFELSKVTIPAIRERVVGQLAFINKDLASNVAKKVGVKVIQLKQPNGSIPADADPATLQSPEKELMTKSSEALSMANTVKNTIESRIIGFIMENGVKAADVNSLQSKLEKEGAVVQIIAGSLASVKADDGTVFEPKHSLTSTASVCFDALYLCSGKQSSDHLMNEDNKPGTLLFVNEAYKHCKAIYFGKETDAIYKASHVNDKKHDDPAIINTETKDSATAFIKAVANHRVWELEKERNNPA; from the coding sequence ATGGAAAAGAACAACCAAAAAAGTGAAAAATTAGATCAACTAAAAGACCACACAACAGATAATTTAAATGAAAAACTCACAACCAATCAAGGATTAAAAATTAACAATAATCAGGATTCTTTAAAAGACGGAGAACGAGGTGGAACATTATTGGAAGATTTTATCCTTCGCGAAAAAATAACCCATTTTGATCACGAAAGAATACCGGAACGTATTGTTCATGCAAGAGGTTCAGGAGCTCACGGTGTTTTTAAACTTAATAAAAGTTTACAAAAATATACAAAAGCAAAATTTTTAACAGAAGAAGGTAAAGAAACGCCTGTTTTCGTACGTTTTTCTACCGTTGCCGGAAGCGCAGGAAGTACTGATCTTGCTCGTGATGTACGAGGTTTTGCGATTAAATTTTATACAGAAGAAGGCAATTATGATCTTGTAGGTAATAACATTCCCGTCTTTTTCATTCAGGATGCTATGAAATTCCCCGATTTGATTCATGCGGTAAAACCTGAACCGGATAATGCGATTCCACAAGCTGCATCTGCGCATGATACTTTTTGGGATTTTATTTCTTTAATGCCCGAAAGTATGCACATGATTATGTGGGCAATGAGTGACAGAGCCATTCCGAGAAGTCTTAGAATGATGGAAGGATTTGGAGTTCATACTTTTAAATTCATTAATAGTGAAGGGACTGTTCATTTTGTGAAATTTCACTTTAAACCAAAACTCGGTGTGCATTCCGTAGCTTGGGATGAAGCAACAAAAATTTCGGGTAAAGACTCAGATTTTCACAGAAGAGATCTTTGGGAAGCCATAGAAAACGGCGCATTCCCGGAATGGGATTTTGGAGTACAAATCATACCTGAAGAAGATGAATATAAATTTGATTTTGATCTGCTTGATCCAACCAAGCTGATCCCGGAAGAGGAAGTTCCTGTTCAGATTGTTGGCACTTTAACATTGAATAGAAATCCGGATAATTTTTTTGCTGAAACAGAGCAAATTGCATTTCACCCTGGACATTTGGTTCCCGGTATTGATTTTACCAATGATCCTTTGTTACAGGGAAGATTATTTTCTTATACCGACACTCAGTTATCACGTTTAGGGTCTCCTAATTTCCATGAGATTCCTATTAACCGTTCTTTAAATGAAGTTCATAATAATCAGCGCGACGGACATATGCGTCAGCAAATTGTAAAAGGAAAAGTTAGCTATGAACCCAATTCTATTGGTGGCGGATGTCCTTTTCAGGCGATGATGAAAGAGGGTGGTTTTACTTCTCACAATGAAAGAGTTGACAGTAAAAAAATCCGTGCAAGAAGTGAAAGTTTTGTAGATCATTATTCACAGGCAAAATTGTTCTTTAATAGTCAGTCTGCTCCTGAAAAACAGCATATAGAGAATGCACTAATTTTTGAACTTTCTAAGGTAACAATTCCTGCCATCAGAGAAAGGGTTGTAGGACAGCTTGCATTCATTAATAAAGATTTGGCTTCAAATGTTGCGAAGAAAGTAGGAGTAAAAGTGATTCAGTTAAAACAACCCAATGGAAGTATTCCTGCAGATGCTGATCCTGCGACATTACAAAGTCCGGAAAAAGAGCTTATGACAAAGAGTTCAGAAGCCTTAAGCATGGCCAATACCGTTAAAAATACTATTGAGAGCCGCATTATTGGTTTTATTATGGAAAACGGAGTAAAAGCTGCCGATGTAAATTCCCTACAATCTAAGCTGGAAAAAGAAGGAGCTGTAGTACAGATTATTGCAGGAAGTTTAGCATCTGTAAAAGCTGATGACGGAACTGTTTTTGAACCCAAACATTCTTTGACGAGTACAGCAAGTGTTTGCTTTGATGCACTTTACCTCTGCAGTGGAAAGCAGTCTTCAGATCATTTAATGAATGAAGATAACAAACCCGGAACCTTATTATTTGTCAACGAAGCCTATAAACATTGTAAAGCAATCTATTTTGGGAAAGAAACAGATGCGATCTATAAAGCAAGTCATGTGAATGATAAAAAACATGATGATCCTGCAATTATAAATACTGAAACGAAAGATTCTGCTACTGCATTTATTAAAGCTGTAGCTAATCATAGAGTTTGGGAACTGGAAAAAGAGAGAAATAATCCTGCTTAG